In Amaranthus tricolor cultivar Red isolate AtriRed21 chromosome 3, ASM2621246v1, whole genome shotgun sequence, a single window of DNA contains:
- the LOC130807651 gene encoding gibberellin-regulated protein 12-like, whose product MANSLSFSVVLIFLVFSIISFDVSKAGGEGSLTIDQCPGACAYRCSNTQYRNACLEFCNKCCDKCLCVPSRTYGHKEECPCYNNWKTKEGGPKCP is encoded by the exons atggcCAATTCTCTGAGTTTTTCTGTTGTCCTCATTTTCCTAGTTTTTTCCATCATTTCTTTTGATGTCTCCAAG GCTGGTGGTGAAGGTTCACTAACAATAGATC AATGTCCCGGTGCATGTGCTTATCGATGTTCAAATACACAATATCGAAATGCATGTTTAGAGTTTTGCAACAAATGTTGTGACAAATGTTTATGTGTTCCATCGAGAACGTATGGGCATAAGGAAGAATGTCCATGCTATAACAATTGGAAAACCAAAGAAGGCGGTCCCAAATGTCCTTGA